A window of Pseudomonadota bacterium contains these coding sequences:
- a CDS encoding response regulator → MPSSKAHILVIDDEPQIRRFLRATLIGHAYEVSEAANAADGIKLLSVHPPELLILDLGLPDKDGLDVLKELRSWNNLPVIVLSARGYEQAKVDALEAGADDYLTKPFGAAELLARIKVALRHARQGTIPTSEIFKSGALTVDREKRVISVDGADVRLTPTEYKLLATLVQNAGKVVTHGQLLREVWGKRSSEQGHYLRVYMQHLRQKLGDDALNPRFIITETGIGYRLKESVS, encoded by the coding sequence ATGCCGAGTAGCAAAGCGCATATTCTCGTTATTGATGATGAGCCGCAAATCCGGCGGTTTCTGCGTGCGACGCTGATCGGCCATGCATACGAAGTTAGCGAAGCCGCGAATGCAGCAGATGGAATAAAACTGCTAAGCGTCCACCCGCCCGAATTACTCATCCTTGACCTCGGCTTGCCGGATAAAGATGGCCTCGACGTACTGAAAGAACTGCGTAGCTGGAATAACCTTCCAGTCATTGTGCTATCGGCGCGAGGTTATGAGCAGGCAAAGGTGGATGCATTGGAAGCCGGTGCGGATGATTACCTAACCAAGCCGTTTGGTGCTGCGGAGCTGCTTGCCCGCATCAAAGTCGCGCTGCGTCATGCCCGCCAAGGCACTATCCCAACCTCTGAAATATTTAAAAGCGGCGCATTAACCGTTGACCGTGAAAAGCGCGTCATCTCAGTGGATGGTGCAGATGTGCGGCTTACGCCCACCGAATACAAGCTTCTCGCTACTTTGGTGCAGAATGCAGGCAAGGTGGTCACCCATGGCCAATTACTGCGCGAAGTTTGGGGTAAGCGCAGCAGCGAGCAAGGTCACTACCTACGCGTCTACATGCAGCACTTACGCCAGAAGCTAGGAGATGACGCTCTAAACCCACGCTTCATTATTACCGAAACAGGCATTGGCTATCGCTTAAAGGAATCCGTCAGCTAA
- a CDS encoding VWA domain-containing protein yields the protein MGISFGGSRMIAPPTIPESIAQPGYQDEGRDKFEHVKDNPLKLVKEDPVSTFSIDVDTASYAFARASLNQNVLPQNDSVRIEEMVNYFPYDYALPKEKTAPFATHVSVMPTPWNKGTKLVHIGIKGYDVSPSAKPHSNLVFLIDTSGSMTAPNKLPLLKSSLKLLLDSLQADDTVAIVTYAGNAGIALEPTKVADKAKILSVIDSFNSGGSTAGAEGIRQAYQLAERNFDKKGVNRVILATDGDFNVGITDQNELKSFIERKRDSGVFLSVLGFGMGNYNDAMMQTLAQNGNGNAAYIDTLSEARKVLVEEAGSTLFTIAKDVKIQVEFNPAQVAEYRLIGYETRMLKREDFNNDKIDAGEIGAGHAVTAMYEITPTQSDAKLVDDLRYGADKKVAAPKSAAQEYAFLKIRYKLPKEDTSKLITTPIDATVEVPSIEKASTDARFATAVAAFGQLLRGEGMTKNFTYDDVAALAESAKGEDKFGYRAEFINLVRLAKSAAGMKPLEGGQRPTATMPSQPVSVLPMTTPPVSAPPPILHPPLGK from the coding sequence GTGGGCATCAGCTTCGGCGGCTCTAGGATGATTGCGCCGCCAACCATTCCCGAATCGATTGCCCAACCCGGCTACCAGGATGAAGGCCGCGATAAATTCGAGCATGTGAAGGATAACCCGCTCAAGCTGGTGAAAGAGGATCCGGTCTCGACCTTCTCGATTGATGTCGATACCGCATCCTATGCTTTTGCGCGGGCATCGCTGAATCAGAATGTATTGCCGCAGAACGATTCCGTGCGCATCGAAGAGATGGTGAATTATTTCCCCTATGACTACGCGCTGCCGAAAGAAAAAACCGCACCATTCGCGACCCATGTCAGTGTGATGCCCACGCCCTGGAACAAAGGAACGAAGCTGGTTCATATCGGCATTAAGGGCTACGATGTGTCGCCATCGGCCAAACCGCATAGCAATCTGGTGTTCCTCATCGACACGTCGGGTTCGATGACCGCACCCAATAAGCTGCCACTGCTCAAGAGTTCACTCAAGCTGCTGCTCGACAGCTTGCAGGCCGATGATACCGTGGCAATCGTGACCTATGCGGGTAATGCGGGCATCGCGCTGGAGCCGACCAAGGTTGCGGATAAGGCAAAAATCCTAAGCGTGATTGATAGCTTTAACTCAGGTGGCTCGACCGCGGGTGCAGAGGGCATTCGTCAGGCCTATCAGCTCGCCGAACGTAATTTCGATAAAAAGGGTGTTAATCGCGTGATCCTCGCCACCGATGGCGATTTTAATGTCGGCATCACAGACCAGAACGAGCTGAAAAGCTTCATCGAGCGCAAGCGTGATTCGGGCGTGTTCCTCTCGGTGCTCGGTTTCGGGATGGGCAACTATAACGACGCGATGATGCAAACGCTGGCGCAAAATGGCAACGGCAACGCGGCCTATATCGACACGCTGAGCGAAGCGCGCAAAGTGCTGGTCGAGGAAGCGGGCAGCACCTTGTTTACCATCGCCAAGGACGTGAAGATTCAGGTTGAGTTCAACCCGGCGCAAGTCGCGGAGTATCGCTTGATCGGTTACGAAACCCGCATGCTGAAACGCGAGGATTTCAACAACGATAAAATCGATGCCGGTGAAATTGGCGCAGGCCATGCGGTGACGGCGATGTATGAAATCACGCCAACGCAGAGCGATGCCAAACTGGTGGATGATCTGCGCTATGGCGCGGATAAGAAAGTCGCCGCTCCTAAGAGCGCGGCGCAGGAATATGCTTTCCTGAAAATTCGTTACAAACTGCCGAAGGAAGATACCAGCAAGCTCATCACCACACCGATTGATGCGACGGTAGAAGTGCCAAGCATCGAGAAAGCCTCGACGGATGCACGGTTTGCCACTGCGGTGGCTGCATTCGGCCAGTTATTGCGCGGCGAGGGTATGACGAAAAACTTTACCTACGACGATGTTGCAGCGCTGGCGGAATCGGCCAAGGGTGAGGATAAATTTGGCTACCGCGCAGAGTTTATTAACCTCGTGCGGCTGGCCAAATCAGCGGCGGGGATGAAGCCTCTCGAAGGTGGTCAGCGCCCGACAGCAACGATGCCGTCTCAGCCGGTTTCTGTTCTCCCCATGACAACGCCACCCGTCTCCGCACCGCCGCCGATCTTACACCCGCCGTTGGGTAAGTAG
- a CDS encoding RNA polymerase sigma factor, which translates to MNEDSQQIISKAQRGDREAFRQVLQAHYGMIHRVAYRFTGHAVDAEDVTQEVCMALVDKLRSYNGRSSFSTWLYRVIVNQCHDFRKKRGADRARDTQYVELEAMGAADAVEANRKTAWLYRAIAALKPPLPETALLVLAEECSHAEAAIILNCKESTVSWRMHEVRKQLITLMEGGDV; encoded by the coding sequence ATGAACGAGGACAGCCAGCAGATCATCAGCAAGGCGCAACGCGGCGATCGCGAGGCGTTTCGGCAAGTGTTGCAGGCGCATTATGGCATGATTCACCGCGTAGCATACCGCTTTACTGGTCATGCAGTCGATGCCGAGGATGTAACGCAGGAGGTCTGTATGGCCTTGGTTGATAAACTCCGTAGCTATAATGGCCGCAGCAGTTTTTCGACATGGCTGTATCGCGTCATCGTCAATCAGTGCCACGATTTTCGTAAAAAACGTGGTGCGGATAGGGCGCGCGACACGCAGTATGTCGAGCTGGAGGCCATGGGTGCGGCCGATGCCGTAGAGGCCAATCGCAAAACGGCCTGGCTTTACCGGGCGATTGCCGCACTGAAACCGCCATTGCCGGAAACTGCATTATTAGTGCTGGCTGAGGAATGTAGCCATGCCGAGGCTGCCATCATTCTGAACTGCAAGGAATCTACCGTTTCGTGGCGCATGCATGAAGTGCGCAAGCAACTCATCACATTAATGGAGGGCGGCGATGTCTGA
- a CDS encoding MFS transporter — MGQYALMKTRRFLPLFMTQFLGSFNDNMFRSALAVMITYQFTSGPISWLTAGVMVALCSTLLVIPFPILSPIAGQLADKYDKAQLIKWIKLSEVLIMSLAAYGFIHGEIYLLMALLLMTGVHSAFFGPIKYSILSDHLTEKELLPGNSLIAGGTYASVLAGLILGGLLVEHDKGGELIGYVLVGGAILGFIASRFILPTQPASAELKINYHVVREAITIIGQVRTNRPVILSILGLSWFLLIAAVFMGQFPTFAKAVGGDNEVYTLFLVIFSLGISLGSLICNRILKGEISAKYTPVAAFFISLFIIAMVISAPAPTDHLMGAWEFIEHSKHWPMMLSMLGIAVAGGVYIVPLYTIMQAKAEVKSRSRIIAARNVINSAFITLAMLISAGLLAIGLDVFALSIIIALLNLGVVARSCKLLPELPNKTVAAIRGMRG; from the coding sequence ATGGGACAATACGCGCTAATGAAGACCAGGCGCTTCCTGCCATTATTCATGACGCAGTTTCTTGGGTCGTTTAACGACAATATGTTCCGCAGTGCATTGGCAGTGATGATTACCTATCAATTCACTAGCGGGCCCATCTCATGGCTAACAGCGGGCGTAATGGTCGCGCTATGCTCCACCTTGCTGGTGATCCCATTCCCCATCCTCTCTCCTATCGCCGGGCAGCTGGCTGATAAATACGACAAGGCGCAACTGATTAAATGGATCAAGCTCTCGGAGGTTCTCATCATGAGCCTTGCCGCCTATGGATTCATCCATGGCGAGATTTACCTGCTGATGGCGCTGTTGCTCATGACAGGGGTGCATTCTGCCTTCTTCGGCCCCATCAAATACAGCATCCTCTCGGATCACCTCACCGAAAAGGAACTGCTCCCCGGTAATAGCCTGATTGCCGGTGGAACCTACGCTTCAGTCCTCGCCGGATTGATTCTCGGCGGACTGTTGGTCGAACATGACAAAGGCGGCGAGCTGATTGGGTATGTGCTCGTCGGTGGCGCCATACTAGGCTTCATCGCTAGCCGATTTATTTTACCGACCCAGCCAGCTTCAGCAGAATTAAAAATCAATTACCATGTGGTGCGCGAAGCCATTACCATCATCGGCCAAGTCAGAACGAATCGCCCGGTGATCTTATCGATTCTTGGCCTTTCATGGTTCCTGCTCATTGCGGCAGTGTTCATGGGGCAATTTCCAACGTTTGCCAAAGCGGTCGGCGGCGATAACGAAGTGTATACGTTGTTCCTGGTTATATTCTCACTTGGCATTTCGCTCGGTTCGCTGATTTGCAATCGCATTCTAAAAGGTGAAATCTCAGCGAAATATACGCCCGTCGCCGCATTCTTTATCTCGCTGTTCATCATCGCCATGGTGATAAGCGCGCCCGCACCCACGGATCATTTAATGGGCGCATGGGAGTTCATCGAACATTCGAAACACTGGCCGATGATGCTTTCCATGCTCGGCATTGCAGTCGCCGGGGGTGTCTATATCGTGCCGCTCTATACCATCATGCAGGCGAAAGCAGAGGTTAAGTCTCGCTCGCGCATTATCGCGGCGCGCAACGTGATCAATTCGGCGTTCATTACACTCGCCATGCTGATCAGCGCCGGGCTGCTCGCCATCGGGCTTGATGTATTTGCATTATCCATCATCATCGCCTTATTGAATTTGGGGGTTGTGGCGCGCAGCTGCAAGCTGCTTCCGGAATTACCGAATAAAACTGTCGCGGCCATTCGCGGCATGAGAGGGTAG